The DNA region AGGCTGAAGGCCTCCACCTCACGGCGCTTGCGCCCGGCGAAATCCGGGATCAGCTCCGCGGCCGTGCGGCGGGCGCCCTCGGCCAGGATCGCCAGCCGGTGACTGTCGGCCAATAGACCGGTCAGGGCGGACTCCAGGCCCGCCGGCCCGTTCCAGGCCACCAGCCGCCCGTTGACCCCGTCCCGCACGACCTTGCCCACCTCGCCCACCTCCAGCGCCAGCACTGGCAGCCCGTGACAGAGGGCCTCGAGCACGCTGTTGGTCAGGTTGGTGCGGTCGGCGGTGGCGGCGTAGAGGTCGGCGCACTGGTAGTGTACGACCAGCTCGGCCTGGGTCAGGGCGCCGGTGAAAAGCACGCGCTTGCCCTGATGCGTGGCCAGGCGCTCCAGACGTTCCCGCTCGGGTCCGTCACCCACCAGCACCGCCGCCACCGGGGCGCCGTCGGGAAGGCTCCGGGGCAGGGCCTCGATCAGACGTTCCACCCGCTGCTGGACCCAGAGACGGCAGACCCGCAGCACCACCCGGCAGTCGGCGGGAAGGCCCAGGCCGGTGCGGTATTGGGCGCGGTCCGGGGACTGCGCCGTAGCGGAGGGCCGCTCCACGCCGCACAGAAGGCTGACCACCCGCTCCGGGGGCACGCCCAGGCGCGCGGCTGCGGCCGCCCCGCCCGAGCCGTCCTGGGTCACCACCCAGCGCGCGGCCGCGCAGCGGAACGAGAGCACCTCCTCGAACTGCGCCAGCCGCACCAGGCGCGACCAGCCCTTGAGCCCCAGCGACACCCCGAACAGACGCACGATCAGCG from bacterium includes:
- a CDS encoding glycosyltransferase family 4 protein, which produces MSERRSEKILVLYSWDRLWSLGPGSGSPDFHLSLSALGEAFARVTVVHPAGAGCLASELPPGVEAVSFPWPERIFSFSRLAGCSWLRRPAFALDWLLRLATYWLFNYKARRTARRVASTDNYTLVAAYGFMGVRAAESIARSLGAPLIVRLFGVSLGLKGWSRLVRLAQFEEVLSFRCAAARWVVTQDGSGGAAAAARLGVPPERVVSLLCGVERPSATAQSPDRAQYRTGLGLPADCRVVLRVCRLWVQQRVERLIEALPRSLPDGAPVAAVLVGDGPERERLERLATHQGKRVLFTGALTQAELVVHYQCADLYAATADRTNLTNSVLEALCHGLPVLALEVGEVGKVVRDGVNGRLVAWNGPAGLESALTGLLADSHRLAILAEGARRTAAELIPDFAGRKRREVEAFSLEE